One window of Mycoplasma parvum str. Indiana genomic DNA carries:
- the ftsH gene encoding ATP-dependent zinc metalloprotease FtsH: MFFWKILYWLNFFPKFFEDEDSFPYEPDEENALSKLKKFRNSLSPGNMNPRRKSRLMKFIFIAITILVIYFIWFHNRVSHKSKIDFCKNGSTNGKFQIDGEEIDTSAPDQNYSERLARISDSETLFKVFLKTKKGGTISFNVNRSSSNGNSNGKKIYSFNGKDGYNCKIEAETSKITGCCTEKNGECKCCEKGCSEECCKKEGCKCNGDGKCCCCCCFVQLVESAILNPTDPNKLTTGKVLLSVLPTLLYLLVFLALAKGASRGAFGLYGGKSSIFGIGKSISKRNKSNITFKDVAGIKEEKQELEEIVDFLKRPKKYASMGARIPKGVILYGPPGTGKTLLAKAVSGESNVPFIEASGASFDDMFVGVGAKRVRELFSKAKRMSPCIIFIDEIDALAARRGGKYNMQGNEQTINQLLSEMDGFNTQAGIIVIAATNRLESIDEAVLRPGRFDRHIQINLPDISERREILKLHAKNKNLSNKVNLEEMARKTPGFSGAQLENVLNEAALLSVRFNKKTISTEEIDEAIDRVMAGPAKKGRKILFSEKKQIAYHEAGHAIAGLYTDDGELVEKITIIPRGRAAGYVLSVPKVQERMISTKTQLLSTILTMLAGRAAEELFFGKDNISTGAANDLYKATGIARNIVLKFGMTEAAGMTQFIPSEENENPYKNNYSEQYAQVIDREINSILAEQYENAKELIKENKIEFLLIVETLLLLETIDRTQIEFIHKYKKVPKEAELERSRIEKKAGLKIDEVLTFK; the protein is encoded by the coding sequence ATGTTTTTTTGAAAAATTCTATATTGACTCAATTTTTTTCCTAAATTTTTCGAGGATGAAGATTCTTTTCCTTATGAGCCAGATGAAGAAAATGCATTATCAAAACTTAAAAAATTTAGGAATTCGCTTTCACCTGGAAATATGAATCCCAGAAGAAAAAGCAGGCTCATGAAATTTATTTTCATTGCAATTACAATTCTTGTTATTTATTTCATTTGATTTCATAACAGAGTAAGTCATAAAAGCAAAATAGATTTTTGTAAGAATGGGTCAACTAATGGAAAGTTTCAAATAGATGGAGAAGAAATAGATACTAGCGCCCCAGATCAAAACTATTCAGAGAGATTAGCAAGAATAAGTGATTCTGAAACTCTTTTTAAAGTTTTCTTGAAAACTAAAAAAGGAGGAACAATTTCCTTTAATGTAAATAGATCTTCTAGCAACGGAAATAGTAATGGTAAGAAAATATATTCTTTCAATGGAAAGGATGGATATAATTGCAAAATTGAGGCTGAAACAAGCAAAATTACTGGTTGTTGCACTGAAAAAAATGGGGAATGTAAATGTTGTGAGAAAGGGTGTTCTGAAGAATGTTGCAAAAAGGAAGGTTGTAAATGTAATGGAGATGGAAAATGTTGTTGTTGCTGTTGTTTTGTACAGTTGGTTGAATCGGCTATTCTGAATCCTACAGATCCTAATAAGCTTACAACTGGAAAAGTTTTGCTTTCCGTTTTGCCAACATTGCTATATTTGCTAGTGTTTTTGGCATTAGCTAAAGGAGCTTCAAGAGGTGCTTTTGGTCTTTATGGAGGTAAAAGTTCAATTTTTGGAATTGGAAAGTCAATTAGTAAAAGAAATAAGTCAAATATTACTTTTAAGGATGTAGCGGGAATTAAAGAAGAAAAACAAGAGCTTGAAGAAATAGTTGATTTCTTAAAAAGACCTAAGAAATATGCTTCTATGGGGGCTAGAATTCCTAAAGGGGTAATTTTATATGGACCTCCAGGAACTGGTAAAACATTATTGGCTAAGGCTGTTTCGGGAGAATCTAATGTTCCTTTCATCGAAGCTTCAGGTGCAAGTTTCGATGATATGTTTGTTGGAGTTGGAGCCAAAAGAGTTCGAGAATTGTTTTCAAAGGCTAAAAGAATGTCCCCTTGCATCATTTTCATTGATGAAATTGATGCATTAGCAGCTAGAAGGGGAGGTAAATACAATATGCAGGGAAATGAACAAACAATTAATCAATTATTAAGTGAAATGGATGGCTTCAATACTCAAGCTGGAATTATTGTTATAGCAGCTACCAACCGCTTAGAAAGTATTGATGAAGCTGTTTTAAGACCTGGTAGATTTGATAGACATATTCAAATAAATCTACCAGATATTTCAGAAAGAAGAGAGATTCTGAAACTTCATGCTAAAAATAAAAATCTATCAAATAAAGTTAATTTAGAAGAAATGGCTAGAAAAACTCCAGGTTTTTCTGGAGCTCAACTAGAAAATGTATTGAATGAAGCGGCCCTTCTTTCTGTTAGATTCAATAAGAAAACAATTTCTACTGAAGAAATTGATGAGGCTATTGATAGAGTTATGGCAGGACCAGCTAAGAAAGGTAGAAAAATATTATTTTCAGAAAAGAAACAAATTGCTTATCATGAAGCTGGACATGCTATTGCAGGGCTTTATACTGATGATGGAGAGCTGGTAGAAAAAATAACTATTATTCCTAGAGGAAGAGCTGCAGGTTATGTTCTTTCTGTACCTAAAGTACAAGAAAGAATGATCAGCACTAAAACGCAATTATTATCCACAATTCTTACTATGTTGGCAGGGAGAGCTGCGGAAGAATTATTCTTTGGAAAAGACAATATTAGTACAGGAGCAGCTAATGATCTATATAAAGCTACTGGAATTGCTAGAAATATTGTTTTGAAGTTTGGTATGACTGAAGCGGCAGGAATGACTCAATTTATTCCTTCAGAAGAAAATGAAAATCCTTATAAAAATAATTACTCAGAACAATATGCCCAAGTAATAGATCGAGAAATTAATTCTATTTTAGCTGAACAATATGAAAATGCTAAAGAATTAATTAAGGAAAATAAGATAGAGTTTTTGTTAATAGTAGAAACTCTATTGTTGTTAGAAACAATAGATAGAACTCAAATTGAATTTATTCATAAATATAAAAAAGTACCTAAAGAGGCCGAATTAGAAAGAAGCAGAATAGAAAAAAAGGCTGGACTTAAGATTGATGAAGTACTTACTTTTAAATAA
- the rsmA gene encoding 16S rRNA (adenine(1518)-N(6)/adenine(1519)-N(6))-dimethyltransferase RsmA: MIKQKRELSQIFLRNPNIQKRIAQLVNTSAYKYVLEIGPGCGQITQYLNLDKKIYLGVEIDSSLCSFLSSKFEKVNILNKDFLELDNKDLEVFGFQKFLLFGNIPYSISSKILLKFLSINFFEEAYLMVQKEFFDCISSKFNTKQYSSLSVLLQSFCDISKSFEISRLNFYPKPKVDSIFFSIKKREEISEDFLKNYVEFIKQSFFSPRKILWNNLKKNYSEEELNNIFYKNSFSRNIRIQELPPEKIKKLFLDIKKNIKQS; this comes from the coding sequence ATTATTAAACAAAAAAGAGAGTTATCTCAAATATTTTTACGTAATCCAAATATTCAGAAAAGAATTGCTCAATTAGTTAATACTTCTGCATATAAATATGTATTGGAGATAGGTCCAGGTTGCGGACAAATCACTCAATATTTAAATTTGGATAAAAAAATTTATTTAGGTGTAGAGATTGATTCCAGTCTCTGTTCTTTTTTAAGTTCTAAATTTGAAAAAGTAAATATTCTGAATAAAGATTTTTTGGAATTAGATAATAAAGACTTAGAAGTTTTTGGCTTTCAAAAGTTTTTATTGTTTGGAAATATTCCTTATTCAATTAGTTCAAAAATATTATTGAAATTTTTGAGCATTAATTTTTTTGAAGAAGCATATTTAATGGTTCAAAAAGAATTTTTTGATTGTATATCCTCTAAATTTAATACCAAACAATATTCTTCACTTTCTGTTCTTCTACAATCTTTTTGCGATATTTCAAAATCTTTCGAAATAAGTAGATTAAATTTCTATCCTAAACCCAAAGTAGATTCCATTTTCTTTTCCATAAAAAAGAGAGAAGAAATTTCTGAAGATTTTCTAAAAAATTATGTGGAATTCATTAAGCAATCTTTTTTTAGTCCTAGAAAGATTTTGTGAAATAACTTAAAAAAGAATTATTCAGAAGAAGAATTAAATAATATTTTTTATAAAAATTCTTTTTCCAGAAATATAAGAATTCAGGAGTTACCTCCTGAAAAAATAAAAAAATTATTTCTTGATATTAAGAAAAATATTAAACAATCTTAA